The sequence below is a genomic window from Dyadobacter chenwenxiniae.
CTGGCTAGCATGGTTTCATTGAGTGACAACATTGCCTGCGACATTCTCTTCAAACTGGCTGGCGGAACAAAACCGGTTCAGGATTATGTGCACGGTTTGGGCGTAAAGGACATTGCTATCGTTGCCAATGAAGAGCAAATGGGGCAGGACTGGAATGTTCAGTATACCAATTGGTGCAAGCCGGGTGCTATGCTGCAATTGCTGGAAATTTTTCATAAAGGAAAAAATCTTTCTAAAACCAGCCAGGATTTTTTATCCAAAATCATGATCGACGGACCTACTGGCATGAACCGGATCAAAGGCCAGTTGCCTAAAGATGCCATTGTCGCTCATAAAACGGGCACTTCCGGCACGAATGACAAAGGCATGATGGCCGCCGTAAATGACGTCGGCATTGTCAAAATGCCAAATGGTAAAGTTTTGCGATTGTATTGTTCGTCTCCAATTCAACGGCTGATCTGAAAGCGATCGAATCGGTTATGGCGCAGGTTTCCAAGGCAGCATTTGAGCATTATGCATCAAAATAGGAGGTTTTGTGGCTCGTTTTATTATTAAGTTTTTGAAAAGTGCAGATATCGGTTGAGAAAATAGGGAAAAAATTTGTGAAGGAATGGATTGTCCGCAATGCTACTTTTGAGCTCGCAGCCGGACAACAATATACATTTGTAGGGCCGAATGGCAGTGGGAAATCAACGTTATTGCAGTTGCTGACGGGCATTATGCCTGTTTCTGAGGGTACAATTAAATATATCACTACAGCGGGAAAGGAAGTCGAAGTGGATCATTGGTATAAACATCTGGTCGTAGCGGCGCCTTATCTCGAACTGATCGAAGAGTTTACATTGCGCGAGCTGATCCAATTTCACAGCAAGTTCAAGCCATTCAAAAACGGGATTACATTCAAAGATTTCGAGGATTTTATTCAGTTGCCGCATGCAAGCGGGAAAACGCTCCGTCATTTTTCTTCCGGCATGAAACAGCGCGTGAAGCTGGGTCTCGCTTTCATGTCCGACGTCCCCGTTATTTTCTTAGACGAACCTACAACCAATCTGGATGTTCCGGGCATCAACTGGTATCTCGATCACGTGGTCCATCACACACAAAATCAGCTTGTTTTGCTAGGTTCGAACGTGAAACAGGAATACGAATTTTGTGAAAATATCATTTCAGTTTCTGCGTTCAAATAGAAACACAGCGGAGCCAAATATGCGGGGAAATATACGTTCTATCGTTTTACTTTTTCTGTTTTTAACCTGCATCGTTGGCAGCAGCTTTGCTGGCGGAATGCATTTTATTGAAAACCGCGGCCAGTGGGAACCGGACATTTTGTTCCGCACCGAAATCCCCGGCGGCTTTCTTTTTCTTAAAAAACAATCACTCGTTTACGTATTATATGATGCTGCGCAGGTTTCCGCGAATCATGGAAAGCAGCCGGTGGCTTCGCCCGGTGCCCGGGAAAATGACAAATCCATCTCAGCACATGGGGTTGAAGTTGAGTTTTTGGGTGCTTCTGCCAATGTCAAATACGCTGCCAGTACGCCCATTGAGACAGGCTTTAACTATTTTTTGGGAGAAAAGGAACAGAACTGGGCGGGCGGCGTAAAAGGGTTTGAAGAGGTTATTTATAAAAATATTTACGAGGGGATTGATATGCGTGTTTATCTGCATCAATTCAAACTCAAATACGAATTCATCGTCCATCCGCAGGCTGATCCGTCACAGATCAGGATGAAATACGATGGTGCGGAAAAGATTTCTGTGAATGAAACGGGCCAGATCGTTGTAAAAACGAGCATTGGGCAGTTCAAAGAAGCTGAGCCATATTCATTTCAACAGATCAATGCCAGGACTACGGAAATCTCTTCACAGTTTCAGTTGTCAGCTGGTAATGTGGTCACCTTCAGCATTCCAAAAGCCTATAACAAATCAGAAAAGCTCACTATTGATCCGGAACTGATATTTTCCACCTATTCCGGTTCCGTTGCGGATAACTGGGGGCATACCGCGACGTATGATGATGAAGGTAATCTCTATTCCGGCGGGACTGTTTTTGGAGCAAATTTCCCAGCAACGGTCGGTGCATTTCAGACCAAATTCGAAGGCCAGGTAGACGTTTCGATCATGAAATTCACACCGGATGGAAGCAAACTGGTTTATGCCACATTTCTGGGCGGCAGTCACACCGACATTCCAAGCAGCCTGATCGTCAACAGCAAGAAAGAGTTACTGATTTTAGGCACAACCTCTTCCAAAAACTTCCCCACGAGGACCGGCGCTTTCCAAACAGTATTTGGCGGCGGGACAAAGATTATCCCGATATCAGGACTGGATCTTGAAAACGGCAGCGATATTTTCGTATCAAAAATAAGCGCGGACGGCAAACAGCTGGCTGCATCAACTTTCGCTGGGGGCAGCGGAAATGATGGCGTGAGCATGACCGAGCTCGCGACAATCCGCAATTACGGCGATAGTTTCAGAGGCGAAATCGGCATTGACAAGGATGATAATGTGCTTATTGTTTCCTCGACCAATTCCGCCAATTTTCCTTTAAAAAATGCCGTTCAGGGGAAATTTGCAGGCGTCCAGGACGGGGTCATTCTGAAATTCAATTCCGGCTTGAATAGTTTGCTATGGAGCACATTTATAGGCGGGAACGAGTGGGACGCTGCTTATTCGCTTAAGGTTTCGGCCTTGGGCGATATTTACGTGGCGGGAATTACGCAAAGCAAAAATTTGCCGGCCAATGCTTCTTCTTTTCAGAAAGCCTTGAATGGAACAGAAGACGGATTTGTAGCACATTATGCCAATGATAAATTGCTGGGCGCAACTTATCTGGGCACGCCGAATCAGGACGGCGCTTACCTACTGGATCTGGACGCGGGCAACAATGTGTATGTTTATGGCCTCACCAATGGCCCCTATCCGGTGAGTCAGGGTGTATATCAGAATGCAAAGAGCGGTCAGTTCATACATGCGCTGGATGCGGCTTTGTCAAAAACGGTCTTTTCCACGGTAATCGGATCGGGCAGGGGAGTTCCTGACATTTCCCCAACCGCTTTTCTGGTGAGCGAATGTGGCAATATTTATCTGGCTGGCTGGGGAGGCAATGTAAATTCATCCACGGCCAATAATTCAAGCAGTACGACCACGGATCTGGTCGTTACGGACGACGCGATCCAATCTTTGACAAACGGCAATAATTTTTACATCGCTATTTTGGAGCAAGGTGCCAAATCACTGCTATACGCCACTTATTTCGGGAGCCGGGATCGGTCAGGCCAAGTCCAGGGCGATCACGTGGACGGCGGGACGAGTCGGTTCGATAAAAATGGGACTATATACCATGCGACTTGCGCCTGCGGGGGCAGCGGCTTTCCGGTTACGCCGCAAGCCTGGTCCAAAACCAATAACAGCGATAACTGCAATAACGCAGCATTCAAAATTGACATTGACCGCCTGAAAGCTGGTTTTGATGTGTATTCAGGAAGTACTAAAGACGTTTTACGCGGTTGTGCGCCATTATCTCTATCATTCGTAAACACGAGTGAAGGCGGCGTGGATTACATTTGGGACGTTGGCGGAAATACATTTTCCCGTGAAGAGGATCAATCGGAATACACTTTTACAAAACCGGGCGAATATACTGTTACATTGAAGGCATATAACCGGCTGAGTTGCAAGCGCATGGACGTTGCGCAGAAGAAAATCATCGTAGAGACGCTGAATAGCAAGATTAAGGCGGATACGACGGTTTGTGAAAACACGAAATTGCAGCTCTGGGCATCAGGGGGAACACAATATAAATGGTCGCCTTCGACGGGAATGGATAATGCAGCGATTGCTATGCCCTCGGTCACTGTCAAGGAAGATGCCGAATTTTCTGTCGAGATCAGCAATGCAAGCGGCTGTAAGGTTACGGAGAAAATGAAGGTTTCGGTTGATAAAAAGATCGATTTCATTGATATGCCGGATGTGGAAGTCTGCGCGGGAGCCACTGTTGTGCTCTCTGTTTCGGGTGACGGGACAAAATATCGCTGGCTGGCAACGGACGGATTGGAAGAAACCATCGGCAAATCGGTTACGGTGAAGCCGCAAAAAACAACCACCTACACCATTGAAGGAACATATGCGGACGGCTGCCGTCCTGTACGCGAGATTACGGTCAAGGTTGACAGGACGCATGAACCGATTTTCGAGATAAATCAATCCGGTGGGGCTTGCAATGCGCCGTTCAGCTATTCGATGTCCAACCAGACAAAAAATGCGCAGCGCTACGAATGGAACCTCGGGACTGGAAACACGATAACAGATCCGGAGATTAATGAATATATTTACGAGACGCCTGGCGAATACACCATTACATTAACTGCCTATAACAGTGCAGGATGTGCTTTGACGTCGTCGAAAAAAATAACGGCATCACCACCATTTACACTGGCCAATGTAATTACGCCTAATGGTGATGGTAAGAATGATCTGTTCATTGTCCCGGTTTTGCCCGCTTCCCTTGAAATCTTTAACAGATGGGGGAAATCGGTTTTCAAAGCGGCGGATTACAAGAATGACTGGGGCAAAGGCATCGGAAACGGGACGTATTTTTATGTCGTCGATACGCCTCAGGGCAACCATTGCAAAGGCTGGGTAGAAGTTTTGGAATAATTATCTTACACTTAAACACATAACGAACATGAAAAAAGTAATGATGCTGATGATGCTTGTAATGGGCACATTGGCCGTTCAGGCGCAGAGTGACAGCCATTTTGGAAAGGAAATTAATGAAAGCAAAGCCATTGAAGCCAGCGCACTGCCGGAAAAAATGGGCGACAAAAAGGAAATGGCAGCCAAAGTAAGTGGTCAGGTAGAATCGGTTTGCCAGGTGAAAGGATGCTGGATGGCCGTAAAGCTGGATAATGGTGAAACAATGCGGGTTATGTTCAAGGATTACGCGTTTTTTGTTCCAAAAGATATAACCGGAAAAACGGTTGTTTTTGAAGGTCAGGCGCAGAAGAAAACGATTCCCGTTGAGCATTTACAGCATTATGCCAAAGACGCCGGTCAGAGCCAGGAAGAAATTGCTAAAATCACCGAGCCAAAGGATGAATTGACTTTTATTGCAGATGGCGTGATCGTGAAATAATTTCGATCTTCGAAGTAAGAAACAAGCGAATGGGCACTTTTGAACATATTCAGAAGTGTCCTTTTCTTTTTATATGAAGTTCAAAACCGCCTTCGCCTGCTTCGGATTAGTCTTTTCGTTTCATTTTACATTTGCCCAAACCACCAAACTAAATTGGTGGAACCCGCAAACTGCCACATTCCCGGTTTTGGAGGGGCAAGCCTGGCCAAAGGAGGTGAAAAATCCCTACGACAGGTTGCCCGCGCGGGCCGAAAAGCAGGTTAGAGAGCAGGTTTGGGGCTTATCAAATCAATCTGCCGGACTAATGTTGCGGTTTCGGGCCAATTCTGCCGAAATAAGCATTCGTTATGTTGTGAACGGCAAGCACGCATTACCCCATATGCCCGCTACGGGCGTGAGTGGGGTGGATCTTTACGCTATTTCAAGCGATGGCGACTGGCGTTGGTGTGCGGGAAAATATGCTTTTGGTGATACAATTACGTACACTTTCCGAGGGCTGGAACCCAATGATTCATATCACAAAAAAGGCCGGGAATACAGACTTTATCTTCCGTTATATAACAGCGTGAAATGGCTGGAAGTGGGAACGCCGGAAGGAACAGAATTTACGCCGCTGGCAACCAGACCGGACAAGCCTATCGTCATTTACGGCACTTCCATCGCACACGGCGCCTGCGCTTCACGCCCGGGAATGGCCTGGACGGCTATTTTGGGACGGAAGCTGGACCATCCGCTTGTTAACCTCGGATTTTCTGGAAACGGACGGCTGGAAGAGGAAGTGGTGAGCATTGTGTCTGAAATTGATGCCAAAGCCTTTGTGCTGGACTGCCTTCCCAACCTCACCATACGACCCGATTCAAAACTTGGATTAACGATTGAAGATGTAAAAACCAGGATTCTCGCCACCACCCGAATGCTCCGTAAAAAGCATCCGAACACGCCTATCGTGTTGGCCTCACACGCCGGTTATACGGACGAGGATATGAATCCGCAAAGCAGGCATTTTTACAGCGAGGTGAATGAAACATTGAAAGAGGCGTTTGCGCAGCTCAAATCGGAAGGCATTGAGCAATTGTTTATTATTCCAAAAGCAGA
It includes:
- a CDS encoding gliding motility-associated C-terminal domain-containing protein gives rise to the protein MRGNIRSIVLLFLFLTCIVGSSFAGGMHFIENRGQWEPDILFRTEIPGGFLFLKKQSLVYVLYDAAQVSANHGKQPVASPGARENDKSISAHGVEVEFLGASANVKYAASTPIETGFNYFLGEKEQNWAGGVKGFEEVIYKNIYEGIDMRVYLHQFKLKYEFIVHPQADPSQIRMKYDGAEKISVNETGQIVVKTSIGQFKEAEPYSFQQINARTTEISSQFQLSAGNVVTFSIPKAYNKSEKLTIDPELIFSTYSGSVADNWGHTATYDDEGNLYSGGTVFGANFPATVGAFQTKFEGQVDVSIMKFTPDGSKLVYATFLGGSHTDIPSSLIVNSKKELLILGTTSSKNFPTRTGAFQTVFGGGTKIIPISGLDLENGSDIFVSKISADGKQLAASTFAGGSGNDGVSMTELATIRNYGDSFRGEIGIDKDDNVLIVSSTNSANFPLKNAVQGKFAGVQDGVILKFNSGLNSLLWSTFIGGNEWDAAYSLKVSALGDIYVAGITQSKNLPANASSFQKALNGTEDGFVAHYANDKLLGATYLGTPNQDGAYLLDLDAGNNVYVYGLTNGPYPVSQGVYQNAKSGQFIHALDAALSKTVFSTVIGSGRGVPDISPTAFLVSECGNIYLAGWGGNVNSSTANNSSSTTTDLVVTDDAIQSLTNGNNFYIAILEQGAKSLLYATYFGSRDRSGQVQGDHVDGGTSRFDKNGTIYHATCACGGSGFPVTPQAWSKTNNSDNCNNAAFKIDIDRLKAGFDVYSGSTKDVLRGCAPLSLSFVNTSEGGVDYIWDVGGNTFSREEDQSEYTFTKPGEYTVTLKAYNRLSCKRMDVAQKKIIVETLNSKIKADTTVCENTKLQLWASGGTQYKWSPSTGMDNAAIAMPSVTVKEDAEFSVEISNASGCKVTEKMKVSVDKKIDFIDMPDVEVCAGATVVLSVSGDGTKYRWLATDGLEETIGKSVTVKPQKTTTYTIEGTYADGCRPVREITVKVDRTHEPIFEINQSGGACNAPFSYSMSNQTKNAQRYEWNLGTGNTITDPEINEYIYETPGEYTITLTAYNSAGCALTSSKKITASPPFTLANVITPNGDGKNDLFIVPVLPASLEIFNRWGKSVFKAADYKNDWGKGIGNGTYFYVVDTPQGNHCKGWVEVLE
- a CDS encoding ABC transporter ATP-binding protein — protein: MQISVEKIGKKFVKEWIVRNATFELAAGQQYTFVGPNGSGKSTLLQLLTGIMPVSEGTIKYITTAGKEVEVDHWYKHLVVAAPYLELIEEFTLRELIQFHSKFKPFKNGITFKDFEDFIQLPHASGKTLRHFSSGMKQRVKLGLAFMSDVPVIFLDEPTTNLDVPGINWYLDHVVHHTQNQLVLLGSNVKQEYEFCENIISVSAFK
- the bla gene encoding class A beta-lactamase, which codes for MKVNTLSSFLLTTIFFLPHLLLAQKSDLKSQLESITRQVDGIAGVAIQDLQGKETIILNADHKFPMLSSFKFPIAMAVLDQVDKGKLSLNQKYHLTKEDVQLKTYSPLRDKYPDGNVDLTIADLLASMVSLSDNIACDILFKLAGGTKPVQDYVHGLGVKDIAIVANEEQMGQDWNVQYTNWCKPGAMLQLLEIFHKGKNLSKTSQDFLSKIMIDGPTGMNRIKGQLPKDAIVAHKTGTSGTNDKGMMAAVNDVGIVKMPNGKVLRLYCSSPIQRLI
- a CDS encoding DUF4920 domain-containing protein produces the protein MKKVMMLMMLVMGTLAVQAQSDSHFGKEINESKAIEASALPEKMGDKKEMAAKVSGQVESVCQVKGCWMAVKLDNGETMRVMFKDYAFFVPKDITGKTVVFEGQAQKKTIPVEHLQHYAKDAGQSQEEIAKITEPKDELTFIADGVIVK
- a CDS encoding SGNH/GDSL hydrolase family protein, with amino-acid sequence MKFKTAFACFGLVFSFHFTFAQTTKLNWWNPQTATFPVLEGQAWPKEVKNPYDRLPARAEKQVREQVWGLSNQSAGLMLRFRANSAEISIRYVVNGKHALPHMPATGVSGVDLYAISSDGDWRWCAGKYAFGDTITYTFRGLEPNDSYHKKGREYRLYLPLYNSVKWLEVGTPEGTEFTPLATRPDKPIVIYGTSIAHGACASRPGMAWTAILGRKLDHPLVNLGFSGNGRLEEEVVSIVSEIDAKAFVLDCLPNLTIRPDSKLGLTIEDVKTRILATTRMLRKKHPNTPIVLASHAGYTDEDMNPQSRHFYSEVNETLKEAFAQLKSEGIEQLFIIPKADFGQDIETMVDGTHPNDLGMMRYAEGYEKHLRQILHEYKGTASTTQPVIQMRELNNYDWEARHHEILNLNKNNPPATVVIGNSITHFWGGLPKGPRANGADSWDNTFGKNARNLGYGWDRIENVLWRINHGELDGYAAKQLFVNIGTNNLHLNSDEEIVEGWRMLIDAMKFHQPEAQITMLGIYPRRQQEGRVAVINEKLAQLTGETNVNFLDPGKVFLQKDGKIDESLFSDGLHPNAKGYKLLGDSIKRSVK